A single genomic interval of Carassius carassius chromosome 24, fCarCar2.1, whole genome shotgun sequence harbors:
- the LOC132103251 gene encoding 2,4-dienoyl-CoA reductase [(3E)-enoyl-CoA-producing], mitochondrial-like, giving the protein MALFRGLTVLNRVSPNKYFTPARMFRNGTNTLYQSGPQARFFPPSESVMLLPGTYKNKVAFITGGGTGLGKAMTTTLSSLGAECVIASRNLEILKKTADEISQQTGNKVHAVQCNVRDHASVEAAVNQLVNDVGLPDVVINNAAGNFISPSEKLSPNAWRTITDIVLNGTAYVTLDIGKRLIKAEKGAAFLAITTIYAESGSGFVVPSAAAKAGVETLCTSLAAEWGRYGMRFNIIQPGPIKTKGAFSRLDPTGAFEKLMLETIAVGRLGTPAEIANLAAYLCSDYASWVSGAIIRMDGGEYVSLAGEFNGLKKVTQEQWAIMEAMIRNTKGS; this is encoded by the exons ATGGCACTGTTCAGAGGATTGACTGTGTTAAATCGAGTTTCTCCAAACAAGTATTTCACACCAGCACGA ATGTTTAGAAATGGGACAAACACTTTATACCAGAGCGGTCCTCAAGCTAGATTCTTCCCACCTTCTGAAAGTGTTATGCTTCTACCAGGAACTTACAAAAACAAAGTGGCCTTCATCACTGGAGGAGGAACGGGACTCGGAAAAGCCATGACCACCACTCTGTCTTCACTGGGAGCGGAGTGCGTGATAGCCAGCAG AAATCTTGAAATTTTGAAGAAAACAGCAGATGAGATCTCACAACAGACAGGAAACAAG GTCCATGCCGTCCAGTGTAATGTTAGAGACCATGCTTCAGTGGAGGCAGCTGTTAACCAGCTTGTCAATGATGTCGGCCTGCCTGAT GTAGTGATAAACAATGCTGCTGGAAACTTCATTTCTCCGTCAGAAAAGCTTTCCCCCAATGCCTGGAGAACCATCACTGACATAGTGCTGAATGGCACTGCGTATGTCACGCTAGACATCGGGAAACGCCTCATCAAAGCTGAgaaag GTGCTGCGTTTCTGGCCATCACCACAATCTATGCTGAGAGTGGCTCAGGTTTTGTTGTGCCAAGTGCTGCTGCTAAAGCTGGAGTGGAGACGCTTTGCAC GTCTCTGGCAGCAGAGTGGGGCAGATACGGCATGAGATTCAATATTATTCAACCAGGACCAATCAAAACCAAG GGTGCCTTCAGCAGACTGGATCCCACTGGTGCGTTTGAGAAGTTGATGTTAGAGACTATAGCTGTGGGTCGCCTGGGAACTCCTGCAGAGATCGCCAATCTTGCCGCCTACCTCTGCAGCGATTATGCCAGCTGGGTATCAGGCGCA ATCATTCGGATGGATGGTGGTGAATATGTCTCCCTTGCTGGCGAGTTTAATGGCTTGAAAAAG GTCACACAGGAGCAATGGGCCATTATGGAAGCAATGATCAGAAACACAAAAGGATCATAA